One Tetrapisispora phaffii CBS 4417 chromosome 2, complete genome genomic region harbors:
- the SPP382 gene encoding mRNA splicing protein SPP382 (similar to Saccharomyces cerevisiae SPP382 (YLR424W); ancestral locus Anc_4.301), whose protein sequence is MQNLGHYDPYGYSENESDNASDGISVSSELDGREVNREDSKQVHKDDKLTKKYGIGARLLSKMGFVEGQGLGRDGKGIAQPIHAEQRPQGHVGLGSFIGDNRKVEEAENLRDTYSSSSDEFVSHSQVKFNASKTFQLNNNINLKFNNEEFNLKFLKYKDKLPSEIVQKYETNKLQSNQKTKLWGSLSDLSNLYAEVDTINSKLESLNVSISSYEQNSLKIAALLSEYHQDLKLLPAILCNNNDYDRNEISFKNYLRTILESVDSDELTDEIVSRLIMERYSTIPNEIFLQVTEEKNLIFTELQYIIMTFPSIFQNISKTLNYSQSSLYNVIVPSMRNLWQSLKDADIKTVDLFLFLLGTYATVFESIKIKDYIENNIIYQSLYSIVSDWDLNDSYTKYPILKLSKSYWNEDLQQLLLENYRSHCESFNAETNSFLSKDNRSILANLIPRQDMYKATSIYIVPKLKQSWNLNVDILKEFETWNDNFFDNTVGTFSFVSLLVNFQNALPKEYISSWLLCILNELNKLLFEFCQYSNLEEREHIKAFAAWFLDKLNADYFDLETYIPAEFDMCFEFIESLSESDLKAIHNKSLELPTNIL, encoded by the coding sequence ATGCAGAACTTGGGGCATTATGATCCATATGGATATAGCGAGAATGAATCTGATAATGCAAGTGATGGAATAAGTGTGAGTTCCGAACTAGACGGTAGGGAAGTGAATAGAGAAGATAGTAAACAAGTACATAAGGACGATAAATTAACTAAAAAATATGGGATTGGTGCAAGGTTACTTTCTAAGATGGGTTTTGTTGAAGGACAAGGTCTAGGTAGAGATGGAAAAGGTATTGCTCAACCCATTCATGCAGAACAAAGACCACAGGGCCATGTTGGTCTTGGCAGTTTTATAGGCGATAATAGGAAAGTTGAAGAGGCAGAAAACTTAAGAGATACATATTCATCGAGTTCCGATGAATTTGTATCTCATTCTCAAGTAAAATTCAATGcttcaaaaacatttcaattaaataataatattaatttaaagtttaataatgaagaatttaACCTGAAAttcttgaaatataaagataaattacCATCTGAAATTGTCCAGAAATatgaaacaaataaattacaaagtaatcaaaaaacaaaactGTGGGGTTCATTGTCAGATTTAAGCAACTTATATGCTGAAGTTGATACTATTAACTCAAAACTTGAATCTTTAAATGTTAGCATTTCTTCATATGAACAAAATAGCTTGAAAATAGCTGCGTTACTATCTGAGTATCATCAggatttaaaattattgcCTGCAATTCTCTGTAATAATAACGATTACGATCGTAATGAAATAAGTTTTAAGAATTATCTACGAACTATTTTAGAATCAGTAGATTCTGATGAGTTGACTGATGAAATTGTAAGTAGACTCATAATGGAAAGATATTCGACAATACCCAACGAGATATTTTTGCAAGTGACAGAagagaaaaatttaatattcacCGAATTACAATACATTATCATGACATTTCCTTCAATATTCCAAAACATATCTAAAACTCTAAATTATTCACAATCTAGTTTATATAATGTAATTGTTCCTTCGATGAGAAATCTATGGCAAAGTTTGAAAGATGCAGATATTAAAACCGTAGATTTATTTCTGTTTTTATTAGGCACATATGCCACTGTCTTTGAATCTATAAAGATTAAAGATTATATTGAGAACAacataatttatcaatcaTTATACAGTATTGTTTCAGATTGGGATCTCAATGATTCATATACAAAATATCCTATTTTAAAGTTGTCAAAGAGTTATTGGAATGAGGACTTACAGCAACTACTGCTAGAAAATTATAGATCTCATTGTGAAAGCTTCAATGCTGAAACAAACAGTTTCCTTTCTAAAGACAATAGGTCAATATTAGCTAACCTTATACCAAGACAGGACATGTACAAAGCGActagtatatatattgtccCAAAATTGAAGCAATCATGGAATCTCAATgttgatatattaaaggAATTCGAAACTTGGAATGATAATTTCTTTGATAATACGGTTGGAACATTTTCCTTTGTTTCGTTGTTAgttaattttcaaaatgcATTAccaaaagaatatatatcatcatGGTTATTATGTATTCTAAACGAACTGAAtaagttattatttgaGTTCTGTCAATATTCTAACCTTGAAGAAAGGGAACATATAAAAGCATTTGCGGCATGGTTTCTAGATAAATTGAATGCcgattattttgatttagaGACATATATCCCAGCAGAGTTTGACATGTGTTTTGAGTTTATAGAAAGCCTCTCAGAGTCAGATCTAAAAGCAATTCATAATAAGTCACTTGAATTGCCTactaatattttatag
- the ACP1 gene encoding acyl carrier protein (similar to Saccharomyces cerevisiae ACP1 (YKL192C); ancestral locus Anc_4.297), with protein sequence MFKNIFRTTASLATRSVVITTRPTYVAPSFIRLYSASALNKEDVTKRVVDVIRKFDKSLANSQIEPKSLFHKDLGLDSLDTVELLVAIEEEFDLQLPDKVADELKSVGETVDYIISNPEAN encoded by the coding sequence atGTTCAAGAATATATTCCGTACAACTGCCTCATTAGCCACTAGATCTGTCGTCATTACAACTAGACCAACATATGTTGCTCCAAGTTTTATTCGTCTATATTCTGCAAGCgctttaaataaagaagatgtAACAAAGAGAGTTGTTGAtgttattagaaaatttgaTAAGTCTCTAGCTAATTCACAAATTGAGCCTAAAAGTTTATTCCATAAGGATTTAGGTCTGGATTCTTTGGATACCGTGGAGCTACTGGTCGCTATCGAGGAAGAATTTGATCTGCAACTACCAGATAAAGTTGCCGATGAGCTAAAGAGTGTCGGCGAGACAGTGGACTACATTATCTCTAACCCAGAAGCTAATTAA
- the ATG17 gene encoding protein kinase regulatory subunit ATG17 (similar to Saccharomyces cerevisiae ATG17 (YLR423C); ancestral locus Anc_4.300) has product MSSQDYLNNARKSLVEAQVVSQETNINIKNIKDRLTELEKSIGKGKFIRKSLEKQVQFLRNNILRDFIERRLINKEWSQVILIDMVRDLHHWNALIRNQAEVLENTKNVLNDPSKKTFDNEFQTLGSFISQDNLNILEARLNEIPNIELHIDTIKHQYQIMVNKIDTELIKKDMQDLFLKFEKTFDQDSDEMQKLLLKYPTELKELECDIVNYLSSLTHHYEQCQLLCDIDEFSPDFKELSEIIKADNNELHIISESLEETVKNINGRINSVSKLLANKEKESLEYKKLFKDLLKKFKTNHEYLLIFKEIAEIIEKFKNTCIQDMSYIEDLYHFYQNFESSYQNMLQEINRRKQVAKEMQKILDDCESQLKALSLKDKVCREQFLNENGKYLPENILPAEMQSSKPLYSLEYSINKY; this is encoded by the coding sequence ATGAGTTCACAGGATTACCTCAATAATGCCAGGAAGTCTTTAGTAGAAGCACAGGTGGTGTCTCAAGAGactaatattaatatcaaaaatattaaagatagACTAACGGAACTCGAAAAATCAATAGGTAAAGGTAAGTTCATCAGGAAGAGTCTTGAAAAGCAAGTACAGTTTTTAAGAAATAACATCTTAAGAGATTTCATAGAGAGaagattaataaataagGAATGGTCTCAGGTTATTTTAATAGATATGGTAAGAGATCTTCATCACTGGAATGCACTAATACGAAACCAAGCTGAAGTTTTggaaaatacaaaaaatgttttgaaTGATCCCTCTAAAAAGACTTTTGACAATGAATTTCAAACACTTGGATCGTTTATCTCACaagataatttgaatatcttGGAGGCAAgattaaatgaaatacCAAACATAGAGTTGCATATAGATACAATTAAACAccaatatcaaataatggTGAATAAGATAGACACTGAGTTGATTAAAAAAGATATGCAGGATCTGTTTCTCAAGTTCGAAAAAACTTTTGATCAAGATTCAGATGAAATGCAAAAactattattgaaatatccAACTGAGCTCAAAGAGTTAGAATGCGACATTGTAAACTATTTAAGTTCACTTACGCATCATTACGAACAATGCCAATTACTTTGTGATATCGACGAATTTTCTCCAGATTTTAAGGAATTATCAGAGATAATCAAAGCTGATAATAATGAGTTGCATATAATTTCCGAGTCGCTGGAAGAAACTGtaaaaaacataaatgGTAGAATTAACTCTGTTTCTAAACTTTTAGCAAataaagagaaagagagccttgaatataaaaagcTATTTAAAGATCTTCTGAAGAAATTCAAGACAAACCATGAATATCTATTGATATTTAAGGAAATTGCAGAGATTATAGAAAAGTTTAAAAACACATGCATTCAAGACATGTCCTATATCGAAGATCTCTACCATTTTTACCAAAATTTCGAGTCGAGCTACCAAAATATGTTACAGGAAATTAACAGGAGGAAACAAGTTGCTAAGGAAATGCAAAAAATACTGGACGACTGTGAATCTCAATTAAAGGCATTGAGCCTAAAAGATAAAGTATGCAGGgaacaatttttaaatgaaaatggtAAGTATTTGCCAGAAAACATATTGCCAGCAGAAATGCAAAGTTCCAAACCACTTTATTCACTAGAGtattcaattaataaatattga
- the MST1 gene encoding threonine--tRNA ligase MST1 (similar to Saccharomyces cerevisiae MST1 (YKL194C); ancestral locus Anc_4.299) has translation MLRARTVVSKYAPKHISYSTKATVVNDSKNSLNISEKKVDNILNEVNKDQKLYMNDPVSPGSIFFLPDGTKIFNKLVEFMKLQQEYKFGFKEVITPLIYKKSLWEQSGHWINYKDDMFRVESQDKSKEEYGLKPMNCPGHCMIFQHADRSYSELPMRLSDYSPLHRNEASGALSGLTRVRKFHQDDGHIFCTPEQVGEEIAKCIKLIDLCYKRVFTLNRNSGPSYTLEVSTRPEKYIGELKTWDHAEDMLKNALESLKKDYSINEGDGAFYGPKIDIKVTDHKNKSHQVATIQLDFQLPERFKLRYKDKDNTYKRPIMIHRAVFGSLERFIAMLVETNEGSWPFWLNPRQAMIIPVNTKSAEQVKMAKEVHLKLKGEDIGSKNDFSIPVPNNGYHFNVDIDLRSEPIGRRIKDAINKKYSYIITVGDNEVKSNIYSIRNRQTFEIEALSYEKIFEQFKTLQTNYS, from the coding sequence ATGCTAAGGGCACGAACAGTTGTATCCAAATATGCTCCTAAGCACATTTCATACTCAACGAAAGCAACAGTTGTTAATGACTCtaaaaattcattgaatatctcagaaaagaaagtagataatatattgaatgaAGTGAATAAGGACCAAAAATTGTATATGAACGATCCAGTGTCACCAGGGTCCATATTTTTCCTTCCTGATGGAACCaagatatttaataaattagtagaatttatgaaattacaacaagaatataaatttgGGTTCAAAGAAGTTATAACTCCTCTAATATACAAGAAATCCTTATGGGAACAGAGCGGTCATTGGATAAACTACAAGGATGATATGTTCAGAGTAGAAAGTCAAGATAAATCAAAGGAAGAATATGGCTTAAAACCGATGAATTGCCCAGGTCACTGTATGATCTTTCAACATGCAGACAGATCATATTCGGAATTACCAATGCGATTATCAGATTATTCTCCTTTACATAGAAACGAAGCATCAGGTGCTTTATCAGGTTTAACAAGAGTTAGAAAATTTCATCAGGATGATGGTCATATATTTTGCACACCTGAACAAGTTGGGGAAGAAATTGCTAAATGTATTAAATTAATCGACTTATGTTATAAAAGGGTATTTACATTAAATCGTAATTCAGGTCCATCCTATACGTTAGAAGTATCAACAAGAcctgaaaaatatatcgGTGAATTGAAAACTTGGGATCATGCTGAAGATATGTTAAAAAATGCATTGGaatctttgaaaaaagattattcaataaatgaaGGCGATGGTGCATTTTATGGAccaaaaattgatattaaagtTACTGATCATAAAAATAAGTCACATCAAGTGGCCACAATCCAATTAGATTTCCAATTACCAGAGAGATTCAAGCTTCGttataaagataaagaCAATACTTATAAAAGACCAATTATGATACACAGGGCAGTATTTGGTTCTTTGGAGAGATTTATCGCAATGCTAGTTGAAACTAACGAAGGTAGTTGGCCTTTCTGGCTAAATCCTCGTCAAGCAATGATAATTCCTGTAAATACAAAGAGCGCAGAACAAGTAAAAATGGCTAAAGAAGTgcatttgaaattaaaaggTGAGGATATTGGCTCCAAGAATGATTTCAGTATTCCAGTTCCAAATAATGGATATCATTTCAATGTTGATATTGACTTAAGATCAGAGCCAATAGGGAGAAGAATAAAAGATGCCATTAATAAAAAGTATTCTTACATAATAACTGTAGGAGATAATGAagtaaaatcaaatatctATTCGATCAGAAACAGAcaaacttttgaaattgaagcATTAAGTTATGAAAAGATTTTTGAACAGTTTAAAACATTACAAACAAATTACAGTTAG
- the MIA40 gene encoding Mia40p (similar to Saccharomyces cerevisiae MIA40 (YKL195W); ancestral locus Anc_4.302) — protein MFLARLRIASRCSSNGVLRSTYRSTLKSNIRLSGLNARYSTNPANFNDNNSYERLNKRRNELMGITVAAVITLGAVLYILPSKKNNKKASDEVIIQVTEVTNSDDGSNSPLIETPAVAEIEVDEPLAVPELEVAQNISSDDLDKDLIDIGESVVAEIVSDSVTGGQLETVTKITSPDHGSAVATIVEEAVDTENVNVDNDKSALELQAFEEEKLGETEEEAQHEGAVNPDTGEINWDCACLGGMAYGPCGEEFKEAFACFVYSEAEPKGIDCVEKFQAMQTCFRRYPDYYAEQLKDEDDATAEETDKTKTDASAPPAQSAQPENSSSESSEA, from the coding sequence ATGTTTTTAGCAAGGTTACGTATTGCCAGTAGATGTTCTTCTAATGGTGTGCTTAGATCCACTTATCGCAGTACTTTGAAATCTAATATTAGGCTATCAGGCTTGAATGCGAGATATTCCACTAATCCAgctaattttaatgataataatagttaTGAACGCCTCAATAAACGTAGAAACGAGCTAATGGGCATCACCGTTGCTGCCGTTATCACGCTTGGCGCTGTCCTTTACATTTTACCTTCtaagaaaaataacaaGAAAGCTTCAGATGAAGTAATAATTCAAGTTACTGAAGTCACCAACAGCGACGATGGTAGTAATTCACCTCTAATCGAGACCCCCGCCGTTGCAGAAATTGAAGTTGATGAACCATTAGCTGTACCTGAACTCGAGGTTGctcaaaatatttcttcgGATGATTTAGATAAAGATCTTATCGATATTGGTGAATCGGTTGTGGCAGAAATTGTAAGTGATTCTGTTACAGGTGGACAATTGGAAACAGTTACAAAAATTACATCACCAGATCATGGTTCAGCTGTAGCTACTATCGTAGAAGAAGCAGTTGATACTGAAAATGTCAATGTTGACAATGATAAATCTGCTCTAGAGCTGCAGGCCTTCGAGGAGGAAAAATTGGGTGAgactgaagaagaagctCAGCACGAAGGTGCAGTGAACCCAGACACTGGTGAGATTAATTGGGATTGTGCATGTTTAGGTGGTATGGCTTATGGTCCATGCGGtgaagaatttaaagaGGCGTTTGCTTGTTTTGTTTATTCAGAAGCTGAACCAAAAGGTATCGATTGCGTTGAAAAGTTCCAAGCCATGCAAACTTGTTTCAGAAGATACCCTGATTACTATGCTGAGcaattaaaagatgaagatgatgcAACTGCTGAGGAAACAGATAAAACTAAAACAGATGCCTCAGCACCACCAGCACAATCAGCACAACCAGAAAACTCTTCAAGTGAATCTAGTGAAGCTTAA